In Leishmania infantum JPCM5 genome chromosome 9, the following proteins share a genomic window:
- a CDS encoding histone H2B, which translates to MASSRSAPRKASNPHKSHRKPKRTWNVYVGRSLKAINAQMSMSHRTMKIVNSYVNDVMERICTEAASIVRANKKRTLGAREVQTAVRIVLPAELAKHAMAEGTKAVSSASR; encoded by the coding sequence ATGGCCTCTTCTCGCTCTGCTCCCCGCAAGGCTTCCAACCCGCACAAGTCGCACCGTAAGCCTAAGCGCACGTGGAACGTGTACGTGGGCCGCTCGCTGAAGGCGATCAACGCCCAGATGTCGATGTCGCACCGCACGATGAAGATCGTGAACTCGTACGTGAACGACGTGATGGAGCGCATCTGCACTGAGGCCGCGTCGATTGTTCGCGCGAACAAGAAGCGCACGCTGGGTGCGCGCGAGGtgcagacggcggtgcgtattgtgctgccggcggagctCGCGAAGCACGCCATGGCTGAGGGCACGAAGGCCGTGTCGAGCGCGTCGCGTTGA